The proteins below come from a single Anaerolineales bacterium genomic window:
- a CDS encoding PIG-L family deacetylase has protein sequence MNINGERLLFLGAHPDDIELGCGALLAHVARQTEVRCITLSDNQKNPKLKNIPQEHFRSMEILGLSKECVVLDEFETRNFPRDRQQILEYLYNVNHEYAPDIVFAHTRADIHQDHRIVTEEALRAFRGVTVLGFDVFRSSYGFFPHFLVEVDEKDVELKLTALAQYETYADRYYFSPEVVRATMVRNGALAERPFAEGFDILRMVAKFQ, from the coding sequence GTGAACATTAATGGAGAAAGGCTTCTGTTTCTCGGCGCACATCCCGATGACATCGAATTGGGTTGTGGGGCGTTGTTGGCTCACGTTGCTCGGCAGACGGAAGTGCGCTGCATTACGCTTTCCGACAACCAGAAAAATCCCAAGTTGAAAAACATCCCGCAGGAACATTTCCGCAGCATGGAAATCTTGGGATTGTCCAAAGAGTGTGTGGTCCTCGACGAATTTGAGACACGCAATTTTCCCCGGGATCGGCAGCAAATTCTGGAGTATCTCTACAACGTGAATCACGAGTATGCCCCGGATATCGTCTTCGCCCACACCAGGGCAGACATCCATCAGGATCATCGCATCGTGACGGAAGAGGCGCTGCGAGCTTTTCGCGGCGTGACGGTGTTGGGTTTCGACGTCTTCCGCAGCAGTTATGGTTTCTTCCCTCACTTTCTCGTCGAGGTCGACGAAAAAGACGTCGAATTAAAGCTCACGGCTCTGGCGCAGTACGAGACCTACGCCGATCGTTATTATTTCTCGCCCGAAGTCGTCCGGGCGACGATGGTGCGCAACGGCGCATTGGCGGAGAGGCCGTTTGCGGAAGGTTTCGACATCTTACGCATGGTGGCCAAATTCCAATGA
- a CDS encoding methyltransferase domain-containing protein, with protein MKVEYEETSKDLETRINIHEQFGGRNIDAWMLNLLPLSRGMKILDVGCGSGKQCLAFYDALSGEVEITGGDVSHELLEQAREASAVKSADIEYLELNFNERFPFDDDTFDLLTCCFAIYYAVDIPFTIAEMYRVLKPGGKLFTTGPMPENKQLFYDIIFEATQRPIPPMPGSSRYGSEILDAMHATFSDVETHIFENPLTFPDAKPFLDYTRASLSEDRKLWRGLFQGTDDFERVMDKIRQAAIRRAEREGKLVMTKVVGGFIATK; from the coding sequence ATGAAAGTGGAGTACGAGGAGACCAGCAAGGATCTAGAAACGCGGATCAATATTCACGAGCAATTTGGCGGCAGGAACATCGATGCCTGGATGTTGAACCTGTTACCCCTTTCCAGGGGAATGAAAATCCTGGACGTCGGATGCGGCTCCGGCAAACAGTGTCTCGCTTTTTACGATGCGCTGTCGGGCGAGGTCGAGATCACCGGAGGGGATGTTTCGCATGAATTGCTGGAGCAAGCCCGCGAGGCAAGCGCGGTGAAGTCTGCCGATATCGAATATCTCGAATTAAACTTCAACGAACGCTTTCCGTTCGACGACGACACGTTTGATTTGCTGACGTGTTGTTTCGCCATCTACTACGCCGTCGATATTCCTTTCACCATCGCCGAGATGTATCGGGTGTTGAAACCGGGCGGGAAATTGTTCACCACCGGGCCCATGCCGGAAAACAAGCAGCTTTTCTACGACATCATCTTCGAAGCCACCCAGCGACCGATCCCGCCCATGCCGGGCAGCTCCCGGTACGGCAGCGAAATACTGGACGCCATGCATGCCACCTTTTCCGACGTCGAGACGCACATATTCGAGAATCCACTAACGTTTCCGGACGCAAAACCCTTCCTCGATTACACTCGTGCTTCACTCTCCGAAGACCGGAAACTCTGGCGAGGGTTGTTTCAAGGAACGGACGATTTCGAGCGCGTGATGGATAAAATCCGCCAGGCAGCGATTCGGCGTGCCGAGCGCGAAGGCAAGCTGGTCATGACCAAGGTCGTGGGTGGGTTTATCGCCACCAAGTGA
- a CDS encoding glycosyltransferase family A protein gives MTRVGMNPARGRASSYRPARVTQAVLVYIPHLSGFFQHRFGVLKLCLDSIFRHTQKPYDLLVFDNASCEPVKAYLQGLLDEGKIRYLLSSSENIGKLGALRLIAGAAPGEVIAYTDDDTFFYPGWLKAHLDLLDGFPNVGMVSGNPERTLFDHGIASNLRFAETDSDTSLSYGKTIPEDWEREWAVSLGKDTDAFLKTVRDLDDIIIEYKGQRAYATACHNQFVSPKAVLVRFLAGEWVGRLMGGLNELDNQIDAAGYLRLATLQRTTRLIGNVVNPSMAEEAGRFSIDAQASDMVLAKRKGKSLLRWKPVRWLLQGLYNRLFWALNRGTGDWHNEPEDETL, from the coding sequence ATGACTCGTGTGGGTATGAATCCGGCGCGCGGCCGCGCCAGCAGCTATCGACCCGCCCGGGTCACGCAGGCGGTCCTGGTGTACATCCCGCACTTGAGCGGTTTCTTCCAGCATCGTTTCGGCGTGCTCAAGTTATGCCTGGACTCGATCTTCCGCCACACCCAGAAACCATACGACCTGCTCGTCTTCGACAATGCGAGCTGTGAACCGGTGAAAGCGTATCTGCAAGGCCTGTTGGATGAGGGCAAGATCCGCTACCTGCTGTCTTCGAGCGAAAACATCGGCAAGTTGGGCGCTTTGCGGCTCATCGCCGGCGCGGCGCCGGGCGAAGTGATCGCTTACACGGATGACGATACCTTCTTCTACCCGGGTTGGTTGAAAGCGCATCTGGATCTGCTCGACGGTTTTCCGAACGTAGGCATGGTGAGCGGCAACCCGGAACGCACGCTTTTCGACCACGGTATCGCAAGCAACCTGCGCTTTGCGGAAACGGACTCCGATACGAGTCTGAGCTACGGCAAGACCATCCCGGAAGATTGGGAGCGCGAATGGGCAGTCTCATTGGGGAAGGACACGGATGCATTTTTGAAGACGGTGCGCGATCTGGACGACATCATCATCGAGTATAAAGGCCAACGTGCGTATGCCACCGCCTGCCACAATCAATTCGTCTCGCCGAAGGCGGTGCTCGTCAGGTTTCTTGCGGGAGAGTGGGTGGGACGGCTGATGGGCGGTCTCAATGAATTGGATAATCAGATCGATGCGGCGGGGTACTTGCGCTTGGCCACGCTGCAGCGGACCACACGGCTCATCGGCAACGTCGTGAATCCATCCATGGCAGAGGAGGCAGGCCGTTTTTCGATCGACGCCCAGGCGTCGGATATGGTGCTGGCGAAGCGGAAGGGGAAGTCGCTGCTGCGTTGGAAACCTGTCCGCTGGCTGCTGCAGGGACTTTACAATCGGCTCTTCTGGGCGTTGAACCGGGGAACAGGAGATTGGCACAACGAGCCGGAGGACGAAACGCTTTGA
- a CDS encoding glycosyltransferase family protein: MGRTSESENIVAIIQARMGSSRLPGKVLAEIQGRAMIAWVIERARMSKLLDSVVLATTVDEADDAVAELCEAHGYPCVRGRAADVLYRYVQAAEMYHADIVVRLTGDCPLIDPGVIDTTIQAFLDSNPPAVYASNRIVRTFPIGLDVEVVDFDALQMANREAKEPYHREHVTPYFYEDPQRFPIVSVTADGDYGGYRWTVDTKEDLRFVREIFSRLKDVNDFTWKDVLEILEEEPELMKINSNVRQRTYREVE, translated from the coding sequence ATGGGCCGAACATCGGAGAGCGAAAACATCGTTGCAATCATTCAGGCTCGTATGGGTTCGAGCCGTTTACCCGGGAAAGTTCTGGCAGAGATTCAAGGCCGGGCGATGATCGCCTGGGTGATCGAACGAGCGCGTATGTCCAAACTGTTGGACTCGGTGGTGCTCGCCACGACGGTCGATGAAGCTGATGACGCGGTTGCAGAACTGTGCGAGGCGCACGGGTATCCATGCGTTCGCGGGCGCGCTGCCGATGTCTTGTATCGCTACGTGCAGGCGGCGGAAATGTACCACGCAGACATCGTCGTGCGGCTGACCGGGGATTGTCCGCTGATTGACCCCGGCGTGATCGACACCACGATACAGGCGTTTCTGGACAGCAATCCGCCGGCTGTTTACGCCAGCAACCGCATCGTCCGCACCTTCCCGATCGGTTTGGATGTGGAAGTGGTGGACTTCGATGCGCTGCAAATGGCGAACCGGGAGGCGAAAGAGCCCTATCACCGCGAGCACGTGACCCCGTATTTCTACGAAGATCCGCAGCGTTTCCCGATCGTTTCCGTCACGGCGGACGGCGATTACGGCGGCTATCGGTGGACGGTAGATACCAAGGAGGATTTACGTTTCGTGCGAGAGATTTTTTCTCGCTTGAAAGACGTGAACGACTTTACCTGGAAAGATGTGCTTGAAATTCTGGAAGAGGAACCGGAATTGATGAAAATCAACAGCAACGTGCGCCAGCGGACGTACCGCGAAGTGGAATAA
- a CDS encoding DUF4910 domain-containing protein has translation MVKKVLPLKPILEAIYPLHRTIVSEGPVDRILAWKDLEPHLYYSEKRPHAIPWEFKYYDRDWGFCMSKQTFDSLPHDKRYRAVIRSEFVKRADQGLRVGTLLVHPEGGPNPDAGEMIIAAHVCHPMQANDDAAGVVTAIGLAQRLADRRLPEGSMSVRFLFCPETIGSIAYLAHNEDLIPRLKGGIFIEMTGNENSLILQRSRQDDHLIDRIARFALANSGEEFREGEFAQVVANDERVINGPGVNVPCISLSRWPYDEYHTSDDNPDIIHEEMLQQALDVIEVTVRIYASNYVPRRNFRGPVFLSGHGLWVDWRENWDLNRAIEKIMMRFEGDTSVYDIASELGLDYWETWTYVEKFRQKGLVTREAIPSESVAA, from the coding sequence ATGGTGAAAAAGGTGCTGCCTTTGAAGCCCATCCTCGAAGCGATCTATCCGCTGCATCGTACGATCGTCTCTGAAGGACCAGTCGATCGAATTCTGGCCTGGAAGGACCTGGAGCCTCACCTGTACTACAGCGAGAAACGCCCGCATGCGATTCCCTGGGAATTCAAATACTACGATCGGGACTGGGGTTTCTGCATGTCCAAGCAGACCTTCGATTCCCTGCCGCACGACAAACGGTATCGGGCCGTGATTCGCTCGGAATTCGTCAAACGGGCGGACCAGGGACTTCGGGTGGGCACGCTGTTGGTCCATCCGGAAGGCGGCCCGAACCCGGATGCCGGGGAAATGATCATCGCCGCACACGTATGTCATCCGATGCAGGCGAACGACGATGCGGCCGGCGTCGTCACGGCGATCGGGCTTGCCCAGCGTCTCGCCGATCGACGGCTGCCGGAAGGCTCGATGAGCGTGCGCTTCCTCTTCTGCCCCGAGACGATCGGCAGCATCGCTTACCTGGCGCACAACGAGGATCTGATTCCCCGCTTGAAGGGTGGTATCTTCATCGAAATGACGGGAAACGAGAATTCGCTCATTTTGCAGCGTTCACGCCAGGACGATCATTTGATCGACCGCATTGCCAGGTTCGCGCTCGCAAACAGCGGGGAGGAATTCCGTGAAGGCGAGTTCGCCCAGGTCGTTGCCAACGACGAGCGCGTGATCAACGGCCCGGGCGTCAACGTTCCGTGTATTTCATTGAGCCGCTGGCCGTATGACGAGTACCACACGAGCGACGACAATCCGGATATCATTCATGAGGAAATGCTGCAGCAGGCGCTGGACGTGATCGAGGTAACTGTACGCATTTACGCCTCGAATTATGTGCCGCGCAGAAACTTCCGCGGTCCGGTCTTTCTTTCCGGTCACGGTCTCTGGGTGGATTGGCGTGAAAATTGGGATCTCAATCGGGCGATTGAGAAGATCATGATGCGTTTCGAAGGCGATACGAGCGTGTACGATATCGCCTCGGAACTGGGATTGGATTATTGGGAGACCTGGACGTATGTCGAGAAATTCAGGCAAAAAGGCCTCGTGACGAGGGAAGCGATCCCTTCGGAAAGCGTCGCCGCGTAG
- a CDS encoding AAC(3) family N-acetyltransferase: MLEFDDLIRGFEKMGISPGDTIMVHSSYKSLGGVNGGADTVIDALVESVGDNGTVLFPTFNFKSWVDTHYFDVRETASHMGVITELARCREAAVRTPHPLYSFAVLGNRQEEFAACDDVEAVGDNSVFALFHKLNGLIVSIGLDFNSSFTFSVRAIYKAGGYWRRVKKFSGIYVGYDGEPQLKTYSMYVRSTFQVITDIKPAINELIEREIIEVHQLGDASVHTVRANPFYDAWTVIAKNHPEKLYRTKEIHE; this comes from the coding sequence ATGCTCGAGTTCGATGATCTGATTCGCGGTTTCGAGAAGATGGGCATTTCCCCGGGCGATACGATCATGGTGCACAGTTCGTATAAATCCCTGGGCGGGGTCAACGGGGGTGCGGACACGGTCATCGACGCGCTGGTCGAGTCGGTGGGCGATAATGGCACCGTGTTGTTTCCCACCTTCAATTTCAAATCCTGGGTGGACACGCATTACTTCGACGTCCGCGAAACCGCATCTCACATGGGTGTCATCACCGAATTGGCGCGCTGCAGGGAAGCGGCCGTGCGCACGCCGCATCCACTCTACTCTTTTGCCGTGCTTGGAAACCGGCAGGAGGAATTCGCAGCTTGCGACGACGTCGAGGCCGTGGGCGACAATTCCGTTTTTGCCCTTTTTCACAAACTCAACGGCCTGATCGTCAGCATCGGCCTGGATTTCAACAGCTCCTTCACCTTCAGCGTGCGCGCCATCTACAAGGCCGGAGGATATTGGCGACGGGTGAAGAAGTTCTCGGGGATCTACGTGGGTTACGATGGCGAGCCGCAGCTGAAGACCTATTCGATGTACGTACGTTCGACGTTCCAGGTGATCACCGACATCAAACCCGCGATCAACGAATTGATCGAGCGTGAGATTATCGAGGTCCATCAACTTGGCGACGCTTCGGTGCACACCGTGCGAGCAAATCCCTTCTACGATGCCTGGACGGTGATCGCCAAGAACCATCCGGAAAAACTGTACCGCACGAAGGAGATCCATGAGTAG
- a CDS encoding glycosyltransferase family 4 protein, with translation MLDDVGETVKVMYFSREYTPHDHRFLEALSKSGHSISFLQLERSGGLESRPVPDGVRQVLWPWRRKGRSRLRTLALVRDLKGVLQREQPDVVHAGPIQSPAFLTALAGFHPLVSMSWGSDMLLGARRGIGRWAARYTLKRSDAFACDCDAVRQKALELGMPSERIVVFPWGVDLVHFSPKKETHLRSLLGWQDAFIVISTRVWERLTGVDVLVEGFLRAAKAEPSLRLLLLGNGSLRADISERIRESDMIDRVYMPGQVRYADLPGYFRSADLYLSASTSDGSSVSLMEALACGCPTLVSDIPGNREWVEPGKHGWWFETGNAADLEAKLLQALAERDRHPAMRKAARELAEARANWKQNFLKLLDAYELARSFARQGPEGKHARVR, from the coding sequence GTGCTGGACGATGTTGGGGAAACCGTGAAAGTGATGTATTTCTCGCGCGAATATACGCCGCACGATCATCGCTTTTTGGAAGCGCTTTCGAAAAGCGGGCACTCGATTTCCTTTTTACAGTTGGAGCGTAGTGGTGGTTTGGAATCGAGGCCGGTGCCCGATGGCGTTCGCCAGGTGCTTTGGCCATGGAGGCGGAAAGGACGCAGCCGGCTGCGCACGCTCGCTCTGGTGCGGGATCTGAAAGGCGTTCTTCAGCGCGAGCAGCCGGACGTCGTTCATGCCGGCCCAATCCAATCGCCGGCCTTTCTCACCGCGCTGGCGGGATTCCATCCCCTTGTGAGCATGTCATGGGGATCAGATATGTTATTGGGCGCCAGAAGAGGCATCGGACGTTGGGCGGCGCGGTACACGCTGAAACGCAGCGATGCCTTCGCCTGTGACTGCGACGCCGTCCGTCAGAAAGCGCTGGAATTAGGCATGCCGTCCGAGCGGATCGTGGTTTTCCCCTGGGGCGTCGACCTGGTGCATTTCTCCCCCAAGAAGGAAACCCATCTGCGCTCGCTCCTGGGCTGGCAGGATGCTTTCATCGTGATTTCAACCCGCGTCTGGGAGCGTCTCACGGGAGTCGACGTGCTCGTCGAAGGTTTTCTGCGTGCGGCGAAAGCGGAACCGAGCTTGCGCCTGCTGCTGCTCGGGAACGGTTCGCTGCGTGCGGACATCTCCGAGCGTATCCGTGAAAGCGATATGATCGACCGCGTGTACATGCCCGGCCAGGTGCGGTATGCGGATTTGCCGGGCTATTTCCGCAGCGCCGATCTGTACCTCAGCGCCTCGACGAGCGACGGATCGTCCGTTTCCTTGATGGAAGCGTTGGCCTGTGGCTGTCCGACGCTGGTTTCGGATATCCCGGGCAACCGCGAGTGGGTCGAACCGGGCAAACATGGCTGGTGGTTCGAAACGGGAAACGCCGCTGATCTCGAGGCGAAGCTCCTCCAGGCGCTGGCGGAACGCGATCGCCATCCCGCCATGCGTAAGGCGGCGAGAGAACTGGCGGAAGCGCGGGCAAATTGGAAGCAGAACTTCCTGAAGCTGCTGGACGCCTACGAGCTGGCCCGCTCTTTTGCGAGGCAGGGTCCGGAGGGCAAGCATGCTCGAGTTCGATGA